One part of the Methylobacterium mesophilicum SR1.6/6 genome encodes these proteins:
- a CDS encoding response regulator, giving the protein MSESPSDHPVVLLVEDDGLLLMEASDTLADAGFTVVEATHADKALKVLENRDDVGVLMTDVDMPQGSMDGFALARLVAHRWPSIPVLVVSGMGTPGPNDMPEGARFIPKPYEPTTLVRTLQAFVRRAA; this is encoded by the coding sequence ATGTCAGAGAGCCCATCCGACCATCCCGTCGTGCTGCTGGTGGAAGATGACGGCCTCCTGCTGATGGAGGCGTCGGACACCCTGGCGGATGCCGGCTTCACGGTGGTGGAGGCAACCCACGCCGACAAGGCGCTGAAGGTGCTGGAGAACCGCGACGACGTCGGCGTCCTGATGACCGACGTCGACATGCCGCAGGGCTCAATGGACGGCTTCGCGCTGGCCCGGCTCGTGGCGCATCGCTGGCCGTCGATCCCGGTGCTGGTGGTGTCCGGCATGGGCACCCCCGGCCCGAACGACATGCCGGAGGGGGCGCGGTTCATCCCGAAGCCCTATGAGCCGACGACGCTGGTCCGCACCCTTCAGGCCTTCGTCCGCCGCGCGGCTTGA
- a CDS encoding alpha/beta hydrolase yields MPEVIFTGPAGRLEGRYQAPKKRGAPIAIILHPHPQFGGTMNNQIVYNLFYTFANRGFAALRFNFRGVGRSQGSFDHGSGELSDAAAALDWVQSVNPEAKSCWIAGVSFGSWIGMQLLMRRPEIEGFISIAAMANRYDFTFLAPCPSSGLFVHGSEDRVAPAREVMPVIEKVKTQKGVIIEHQMVEGANHFFDGKVEELTQTVDTYLDKRLGKREEAA; encoded by the coding sequence ATGCCCGAAGTCATCTTCACCGGCCCGGCCGGCCGCCTGGAAGGCCGTTACCAAGCCCCCAAGAAGCGCGGCGCGCCGATCGCCATCATCCTGCACCCCCACCCGCAATTCGGGGGCACGATGAACAATCAAATCGTGTACAATCTTTTTTACACCTTCGCCAATCGCGGCTTTGCAGCCCTGCGCTTCAATTTCCGCGGGGTCGGGCGCAGCCAGGGGTCGTTCGACCACGGCTCGGGCGAGTTGTCCGACGCCGCCGCGGCGCTCGACTGGGTGCAGTCGGTCAATCCGGAGGCGAAGTCCTGCTGGATCGCGGGCGTCTCCTTCGGTTCGTGGATCGGCATGCAGCTCCTGATGCGCCGTCCCGAGATCGAGGGCTTCATCTCCATCGCCGCCATGGCGAATCGCTACGACTTCACCTTCCTGGCCCCGTGCCCCTCCTCCGGCCTGTTCGTGCACGGCTCCGAGGACCGAGTCGCGCCCGCCCGCGAGGTCATGCCGGTGATCGAGAAGGTGAAGACGCAGAAGGGCGTCATCATCGAGCATCAGATGGTCGAGGGGGCGAACCACTTCTTCGACGGCAAGGTCGAGGAACTGACCCAGACGGTGGACACGTACCTCGACAAGCGCCTCGGCAAGCGCGAAGAGGCAGCCTGA
- a CDS encoding cysteine desulfurase family protein has product MSRARAYLDYNATAPVRPAVAEAVARALMLPGNPSSIHQEGRAARAALEAARSDVAALVTARPEQVVFTSGGTEAANAALSGALRRRGVPVPTRLLHAATEHPCVASGHRFPEAAVEEVPVTADGVIDLGALEARLAALAHETLLVSVHAANNETGAVQPLAQIGALARSHGRTLVHSDAVQAAGKIPLDMAALGLDALTLSGHKFAAPKGVGALVLAEGVALESAFLRGGGQERRQRCGTECLPAIVGMGEAARIAREALGQEAARLSDLRDRIEAGVRALAPDAVVFAAGAPRLPNTLSFSVPGLDAPAALIALDLAGVAVSSGSACSSGKVARSATLAAMGVDADLAGGALRVSLGWNTVDEEVACFLDAFERALQPLYRRRGQAA; this is encoded by the coding sequence ATGAGCCGGGCACGCGCCTACCTCGACTACAATGCGACTGCGCCGGTCCGGCCGGCTGTCGCCGAGGCAGTGGCGCGCGCCCTGATGCTCCCCGGCAATCCGTCCTCGATCCATCAGGAGGGTCGCGCCGCCCGGGCCGCGCTGGAGGCCGCCCGCAGCGACGTCGCGGCCCTCGTCACCGCGCGGCCGGAGCAGGTGGTCTTCACCAGCGGCGGGACCGAGGCGGCGAACGCGGCCCTGTCCGGGGCCTTGCGCCGCCGCGGCGTGCCGGTTCCGACGCGGCTGCTTCACGCGGCGACGGAGCACCCGTGCGTCGCGTCCGGCCACCGGTTCCCCGAAGCGGCCGTCGAGGAAGTGCCGGTCACCGCCGACGGTGTGATCGACCTCGGCGCCCTGGAGGCGCGTCTTGCCGCCCTGGCCCACGAGACCCTGCTTGTCTCCGTGCACGCCGCCAACAACGAGACCGGCGCGGTCCAGCCGCTGGCGCAGATCGGGGCCTTGGCGCGGTCGCACGGGCGGACGCTCGTCCACAGCGATGCGGTCCAGGCAGCCGGCAAGATCCCCCTCGACATGGCTGCGCTCGGCCTCGACGCGCTCACCCTGTCGGGCCACAAGTTCGCGGCGCCGAAGGGCGTCGGCGCACTGGTGCTCGCGGAGGGCGTCGCGCTGGAGAGCGCCTTCCTGCGCGGCGGCGGCCAGGAGCGCCGGCAGCGCTGCGGCACGGAGTGCCTGCCGGCGATCGTCGGGATGGGCGAGGCCGCGCGGATCGCCCGCGAGGCCCTCGGGCAGGAGGCCGCGCGCCTGTCGGACCTGCGCGACCGGATCGAGGCCGGCGTGCGGGCGCTCGCGCCCGACGCGGTGGTGTTCGCCGCCGGGGCGCCGCGCCTGCCCAACACCCTGAGCTTCTCGGTCCCGGGCCTCGACGCGCCCGCGGCCCTGATCGCCCTCGACCTCGCCGGCGTGGCGGTGTCGTCGGGCTCGGCCTGCTCGTCGGGCAAGGTCGCGCGCTCGGCGACGCTGGCCGCCATGGGCGTGGATGCGGATCTCGCCGGGGGGGCGCTGCGCGTCAGCCTCGGCTGGAACACGGTGGACGAGGAGGTGGCATGCTTCCTCGACGCCTTCGAACGGGCCTTGCAGCCCCTATATAGACGGCGAGGACAGGCGGCCTGA
- the sufB gene encoding Fe-S cluster assembly protein SufB, producing MPAVQETIDRVRSIDLDQYKYGFETTIEMEKSEKGISEDVVRFISAKKNEPAWLLEWRLDAYRRWLTMKEPEWARVSYDKVDYNDIYYYAAPKRQGPESLDEIDPEILKTYEKLGIPLREVEVLEGIAPERRVAVDAVFDSVSVATTFKKELEKAGVIFMPISEAVREHPELVQKYLGSVVPVTDNFFATLNSAVFSDGSFVYIPPGVRCPMELSTYFRINERDTGQFERTLIIADKGSYVSYLEGCTAPKRDDNQLHAAVVELVALDDAEIKYSTVQNWYPGDNDGKGGIYNFVTKRGDCRGARSKISWTQVETGSAITWKYPSCILRGDDSRGEFYSIAVSNGMQQVDSGTKMIHLGKNTTSRIISKGISAGRSQNTYRGLVSAHRKAKGARNFTNCDSLLIGDQCGAHTVPYIESKNASAVFEHEATTSKISEEQKFYCQQRGLSEEEATALIVNGFVRDVLQQLPMEFAVEAQKLISISLEGSVG from the coding sequence ATGCCTGCTGTGCAGGAAACCATCGACCGGGTCCGCTCGATCGACCTCGACCAGTACAAGTACGGGTTCGAGACGACGATCGAGATGGAGAAGTCCGAGAAGGGCATCTCCGAGGACGTCGTCCGCTTCATCTCCGCCAAGAAGAACGAGCCCGCGTGGCTTCTGGAGTGGCGCCTCGACGCCTACCGGCGCTGGCTGACCATGAAGGAGCCGGAATGGGCCCGCGTCTCCTACGACAAGGTCGACTACAACGACATCTACTACTACGCCGCCCCGAAGCGGCAGGGGCCGGAATCGCTCGACGAGATCGATCCCGAGATCCTGAAGACCTACGAGAAGCTCGGCATCCCGCTGCGTGAGGTCGAGGTGCTGGAGGGCATCGCGCCGGAGCGCCGCGTCGCGGTCGACGCGGTGTTCGACTCGGTCTCGGTGGCCACGACCTTCAAGAAGGAGCTGGAGAAGGCCGGCGTGATCTTCATGCCGATCTCCGAGGCCGTGCGCGAGCATCCCGAGCTGGTGCAGAAGTACCTCGGCTCGGTCGTGCCGGTGACCGACAACTTCTTCGCGACGCTGAACTCGGCCGTCTTCTCCGACGGGTCGTTCGTCTACATCCCGCCGGGCGTGCGCTGCCCGATGGAGCTGTCCACCTATTTCCGCATCAACGAGCGCGACACCGGCCAGTTCGAGCGCACGTTGATCATCGCCGACAAGGGCTCCTACGTCTCGTACCTGGAGGGCTGCACCGCCCCGAAGCGCGACGACAACCAGCTCCACGCCGCGGTGGTCGAGCTGGTCGCCCTGGACGATGCCGAGATCAAGTACTCGACGGTCCAGAATTGGTACCCGGGCGACAACGACGGCAAGGGCGGCATCTACAACTTCGTCACGAAGCGCGGCGATTGCCGTGGCGCCCGCTCGAAGATCTCGTGGACGCAGGTCGAGACCGGCTCGGCGATCACCTGGAAGTACCCGTCCTGCATCCTGCGCGGCGACGATTCCCGCGGCGAGTTCTACTCGATCGCGGTGTCGAACGGCATGCAGCAGGTCGATTCCGGGACCAAGATGATCCATCTCGGCAAGAACACCACGAGCCGGATCATTTCGAAGGGCATCTCGGCCGGCCGGTCGCAGAACACCTACCGAGGCCTCGTCTCGGCGCACCGGAAGGCCAAGGGCGCGCGCAACTTCACGAACTGCGATTCCCTGCTAATCGGCGATCAGTGCGGCGCGCACACCGTGCCGTACATCGAGTCGAAGAATGCCTCGGCCGTGTTCGAGCACGAAGCCACCACCTCGAAGATCTCCGAGGAGCAGAAGTTCTACTGCCAGCAGCGCGGCCTCTCCGAGGAGGAGGCGACCGCGCTCATCGTCAACGGCTTCGTCCGGGACGTGCTGCAGCAGCTGCCCATGGAGTTCGCCGTCGAGGCCCAGAAGCTGATTTCGATCAGCCTGGAAGGCTCGGTGGGCTAA
- the sufC gene encoding Fe-S cluster assembly ATPase SufC, which translates to MLEIKNLVVQIEDNRILNGLNLTVNDGEVAAIMGPNGSGKSTLSYVIAGKEDYEVLDGEILLDGQNVLEMAADERAAAGIFLAFQYPLEIPGVGTMTFLKACLNAQRKARGEAELSTPDFIRAVNGAADKLEINKEMLKRALNVGFSGGEKKRMEILQMALLQPKFCVLDETDSGLDIDALRIVSEGVNALRAQGRSFLVITHYQRLLNHIVPDTVHVMSKGQIVKTGGKELALELEASGYAEYRTGEAA; encoded by the coding sequence ATGCTGGAAATCAAGAACCTCGTCGTGCAGATCGAGGACAACCGCATCCTGAACGGCCTGAACCTGACCGTGAACGACGGCGAGGTCGCGGCGATCATGGGCCCGAACGGCTCGGGCAAGTCGACGCTCTCCTACGTCATCGCCGGCAAGGAGGATTACGAGGTTCTCGACGGCGAGATCCTGCTCGACGGGCAGAACGTGCTGGAGATGGCCGCCGACGAGCGCGCCGCGGCCGGCATCTTCCTGGCTTTCCAGTACCCGCTGGAGATCCCCGGCGTCGGCACCATGACCTTCCTCAAGGCCTGCCTGAACGCGCAGCGCAAGGCGCGCGGCGAGGCCGAGCTGTCGACCCCGGACTTCATCCGCGCGGTGAACGGCGCCGCCGACAAGCTCGAGATCAACAAGGAGATGCTCAAGCGCGCGCTCAACGTCGGCTTCTCCGGCGGCGAGAAGAAGCGCATGGAGATCCTCCAGATGGCGCTGCTGCAGCCGAAGTTCTGCGTCCTCGACGAGACCGATTCCGGCCTCGACATCGACGCCCTGCGCATTGTCTCCGAGGGCGTGAACGCGCTCCGCGCCCAGGGCCGCTCGTTCCTGGTGATCACCCACTACCAGCGGCTGCTCAACCACATCGTGCCCGACACCGTGCACGTCATGTCGAAGGGTCAGATCGTGAAGACCGGCGGCAAGGAGCTCGCCCTCGAGCTCGAGGCCTCGGGCTACGCGGAGTACCGCACCGGGGAGGCGGCCTGA
- a CDS encoding SufB/SufD family protein: MADVTNLRSPAEAGLSKLFETARQSFASEKAIAREEAFRFFEATGLPSRRVEAFKYTDLRAAITEAAPPAEAPSLDDAKAAVTGAKGFSGIEAARLTFVNGHLVRELSDLDRIPEGVTVVPMSEALTRAHVDLKQLAPVPQARDNPVYQLNTAFLADGALITVAPGAKPARPLHLRFVGTGNTPFSTATRVLVQIGEGAEFGLLESHEGPDGLTCQPNDALDVVVGPKAAFRHTRLNTEGDATIALSTLSLKVEAEGQVETVNLVTGAVLSRHQIFVHVAGEDTNVVVNGAAMLRKGQLADSTLLADHAAVGGVGREQFKWIIDGDATGVFQGKIIVRQAAQQTDGKMKSDCLLLTDEGQMMNKPELEIFADDVACGHGATCGAPDEDLLFYLMARGLPRATAESLLVQAFVGEAVEAVTHEGARAALIGEIEAWLTARS; this comes from the coding sequence ATGGCCGACGTCACCAACCTCCGCTCCCCCGCCGAGGCCGGCCTGTCGAAGCTGTTCGAGACCGCCCGGCAGAGTTTCGCCAGCGAGAAGGCGATCGCCCGCGAGGAGGCCTTCCGCTTCTTCGAGGCGACCGGCCTGCCGAGCCGGCGGGTCGAGGCCTTCAAGTACACCGACCTGCGCGCCGCCATCACGGAGGCCGCGCCCCCGGCCGAGGCGCCGAGCCTCGACGACGCGAAGGCGGCCGTCACCGGTGCGAAGGGCTTCTCCGGCATCGAGGCCGCGCGCCTCACCTTCGTGAACGGCCATCTCGTCCGCGAGCTGTCGGATCTCGACCGGATCCCCGAGGGCGTCACGGTCGTCCCGATGTCCGAGGCGCTGACCCGGGCCCATGTCGACCTGAAGCAGCTCGCCCCGGTGCCGCAGGCCCGCGATAACCCGGTCTACCAGCTCAACACGGCCTTCCTGGCGGACGGCGCGCTGATCACGGTGGCGCCGGGCGCGAAGCCGGCGCGGCCGCTGCACCTGCGCTTCGTCGGCACCGGGAACACGCCGTTCTCGACGGCCACCCGCGTGCTGGTTCAGATCGGCGAGGGCGCGGAGTTCGGCCTGCTGGAGAGCCACGAGGGACCGGACGGGCTCACCTGCCAGCCGAACGACGCGCTCGACGTGGTGGTCGGCCCGAAGGCCGCCTTCCGGCATACCCGCCTGAATACGGAGGGCGACGCCACCATCGCGCTCTCGACGCTGTCGCTGAAGGTCGAGGCCGAGGGTCAGGTCGAGACCGTCAATCTCGTGACCGGAGCGGTGCTGTCGCGCCACCAGATCTTCGTCCACGTCGCGGGCGAGGATACCAACGTCGTGGTCAACGGCGCCGCCATGCTGCGCAAGGGCCAGCTCGCCGACTCGACATTGCTCGCCGATCACGCCGCCGTCGGGGGCGTCGGCCGCGAGCAGTTCAAGTGGATCATCGACGGCGACGCCACCGGCGTGTTCCAGGGCAAGATCATCGTGCGTCAGGCCGCGCAACAGACCGACGGCAAGATGAAGTCGGACTGCCTCCTCCTCACCGACGAGGGGCAGATGATGAACAAGCCGGAGCTGGAGATCTTCGCCGACGACGTCGCCTGCGGCCACGGGGCCACCTGCGGCGCCCCAGACGAGGACCTGCTGTTCTACCTCATGGCCCGCGGCCTGCCGCGTGCGACCGCCGAGAGCCTGCTCGTGCAGGCCTTCGTCGGCGAGGCCGTGGAGGCGGTCACGCACGAGGGCGCCCGCGCGGCACTGATCGGCGAGATCGAGGCCTGGCTGACGGCGCGGAGCTGA
- a CDS encoding cysteine desulfurase has protein sequence MNAPVLTPTYDVEAIRRDFPILGQQVYGKPLVYLDNAASAQKPRQVIDAMVSCMETGYANVHRGLHYMANAATEGFEGARETTRQFLNAASTDEIIFTRNATEAYNLVASSMGWAGLIGEGDEIILSIMEHHSNIVPWHFLRERRGAVIKWAPVDDQGNFLVEEYEKLFSPRTKMVAITHMSNVLGTVTPAAEIVRIAHAHGVPVLLDGAQSAVHTPVDVRALDCDFFVFTGHKVYGPTGIGVLYGKKEWLDRLPPYQGGGEMIRTVAENAITYNDPPHKFEAGTPAIIEAVGLGAALEYMMTLGRDAIAAHEAKLTAYAQERLGAMNSLRLIGTAPGKGGVIAFEMKGAHAHDIATVIDRQGVAVRAGTHCAMPLLQRFGVTSTCRASFGLYNTTAEIDALAEALGRAEMLFT, from the coding sequence ATGAACGCACCCGTCCTCACCCCAACCTACGACGTCGAGGCGATCCGCAGGGATTTCCCGATCCTGGGCCAGCAGGTCTACGGCAAGCCGCTCGTCTACCTCGACAACGCCGCCTCCGCGCAGAAGCCCCGGCAGGTGATCGACGCGATGGTCTCCTGCATGGAGACCGGCTACGCCAACGTCCACCGCGGCCTTCACTACATGGCGAACGCCGCCACCGAGGGCTTCGAGGGCGCGCGCGAGACCACGCGCCAGTTCCTCAACGCCGCCTCGACGGACGAGATCATCTTCACCCGCAACGCCACCGAGGCCTACAACCTCGTGGCCTCGTCGATGGGCTGGGCCGGCCTGATCGGGGAGGGGGACGAGATCATCCTCTCGATCATGGAGCACCACTCCAACATCGTGCCCTGGCACTTCCTGCGCGAGCGCCGGGGCGCCGTGATCAAGTGGGCGCCGGTGGACGACCAGGGCAATTTCCTGGTGGAGGAGTACGAGAAGCTGTTCTCGCCCCGGACCAAGATGGTGGCGATCACCCACATGTCGAACGTGCTCGGCACGGTGACGCCGGCCGCCGAGATCGTTCGGATCGCCCACGCCCACGGCGTGCCGGTTCTGCTCGACGGGGCGCAGAGTGCCGTGCACACGCCCGTCGACGTGCGGGCGCTGGATTGCGACTTCTTCGTCTTCACCGGCCACAAGGTCTACGGTCCGACCGGCATCGGCGTGCTGTACGGGAAAAAGGAATGGCTGGACCGCCTGCCGCCCTACCAGGGAGGCGGCGAGATGATCCGGACAGTCGCTGAGAACGCGATCACCTACAACGACCCGCCGCACAAGTTCGAGGCCGGCACCCCGGCGATCATCGAGGCGGTCGGACTCGGCGCCGCCCTCGAGTACATGATGACGCTCGGGCGCGACGCGATCGCCGCCCACGAGGCGAAGCTGACGGCCTACGCGCAGGAGCGGCTCGGGGCGATGAATTCCCTGCGCCTGATCGGCACCGCGCCCGGCAAGGGCGGTGTGATCGCCTTCGAGATGAAGGGGGCGCACGCCCACGACATCGCCACGGTGATCGACCGGCAGGGGGTCGCCGTGAGGGCCGGGACGCATTGCGCCATGCCGCTGCTCCAGCGGTTCGGCGTTACCTCGACCTGCCGCGCCTCGTTCGGGCTGTATAACACCACCGCCGAGATCGATGCCCTTGCCGAGGCGCTCGGCAGAGCAGAGATGCTGTTCACCTGA
- a CDS encoding SUF system Fe-S cluster assembly protein: protein MSTDATITGGMNAPAVAGDSTIPQAELDRLTDDIVAALKTVYDPEIPADIYELGLIYKVDIGDDRNVAIDMTLTAPGCPVAGEMPGWVENAVSAVPGVQSCAVTMVFDPPWDQSRMSDEARVALDMW, encoded by the coding sequence ATGAGCACCGACGCAACCATCACGGGCGGCATGAACGCCCCCGCCGTCGCCGGCGACTCGACGATCCCGCAGGCGGAGCTCGACCGCCTGACCGACGACATCGTCGCGGCGCTGAAGACCGTCTACGATCCCGAGATCCCGGCCGACATCTACGAGCTCGGCCTGATCTACAAGGTCGATATCGGGGACGACCGCAATGTCGCGATTGACATGACCCTCACGGCGCCCGGCTGCCCCGTGGCGGGCGAGATGCCCGGCTGGGTCGAGAACGCGGTGTCCGCCGTCCCAGGCGTGCAGTCCTGCGCGGTCACGATGGTGTTCGATCCGCCGTGGGACCAGAGCCGCATGTCGGACGAGGCTCGCGTCGCGCTCGACATGTGGTAG
- a CDS encoding ABC transporter ATP-binding protein codes for MMPIIAISKLSKTYTSGFTALRDIDLAIERGEIFALLGPNGAGKSTLINIVCGIVTPSSGTVLVDGHDIAGDYRAARRAIGLVPQELTTDAFETVVNTVSFSRGLFGLRPDPGHIERILRALSLWEKRDSRLMTLSGGMKRRVLIAKALSHEPRVLFLDEPTAGVDVELRQDMWRLVRELRQQGVTVILTTHYIEEAEEMADRIGVIRRGEIILVEEKAALMRKLGRKQLTLHLQQPIQAIPPELSDFELALAGNGSELVYTYDTRAERTGITGLLTGLAAAGIRFNDLHTQQSSLEDIFVGLVREEGASA; via the coding sequence CTGATGCCGATCATTGCCATCTCGAAGCTGTCGAAGACCTACACGTCCGGCTTCACCGCCCTGCGGGACATCGACCTCGCCATCGAGCGCGGCGAGATCTTCGCGCTGCTGGGCCCGAACGGCGCCGGCAAGTCGACCCTGATCAACATCGTCTGCGGCATCGTCACGCCGAGTTCCGGCACGGTTCTGGTCGACGGGCACGACATCGCGGGCGATTACCGCGCGGCCCGCCGGGCAATCGGCCTCGTGCCGCAGGAACTGACCACCGACGCCTTCGAGACGGTGGTCAACACGGTCAGCTTCTCCCGGGGTCTCTTCGGGCTTCGGCCAGACCCGGGCCATATCGAGCGGATCCTGCGGGCGCTGTCCCTGTGGGAGAAGCGCGACAGCCGCCTGATGACCCTGTCGGGCGGCATGAAGCGCCGGGTGCTGATCGCCAAGGCGCTGTCGCACGAGCCCCGGGTGCTGTTCCTCGACGAGCCCACCGCGGGCGTCGACGTGGAGCTGCGCCAGGACATGTGGCGGCTCGTGCGCGAGCTGCGCCAGCAGGGCGTCACCGTCATCCTGACCACGCACTACATCGAGGAGGCCGAGGAGATGGCGGACCGCATCGGCGTGATCCGCCGGGGCGAGATCATCCTGGTGGAGGAGAAGGCCGCGCTGATGCGCAAGCTCGGGCGCAAGCAGCTGACGCTGCATCTCCAGCAGCCGATCCAGGCCATACCGCCGGAGCTGTCCGATTTCGAACTGGCCCTTGCGGGCAACGGAAGCGAGCTGGTCTACACCTACGACACGCGGGCCGAGCGCACCGGCATCACCGGGCTGCTCACGGGACTCGCCGCGGCGGGGATCCGCTTCAACGACCTCCATACCCAGCAGAGTTCGCTGGAGGACATCTTCGTGGGCCTCGTCCGCGAGGAGGGAGCATCGGCATGA
- a CDS encoding ABC transporter permease gives MNWPAVRAIYLFEMGRFWRTAGQSILAPVISTTLYFVVFGAAIGSRVSAVDGVPYGLFIVPGLIMLSLLTQSISNASFGIYFPRFAGTIYEILSAPISPLEVVLGFVGAAASKSILIGLIILATSALFVPLRIDHPLWMIGFLLLTAVTFSLFGFVIGLWADGFEKLQLVPLLVVTPLTFLGGSFYAIGMLPPFWHAVSLLNPVVYLISGFRWAFFGSADVSIAISLGMTALFLCVCLGLVTYIFRTGYRLKS, from the coding sequence ATGAACTGGCCGGCGGTCCGGGCCATCTACCTGTTCGAGATGGGCCGCTTCTGGCGCACCGCCGGCCAGAGCATCCTGGCGCCGGTCATCTCCACGACCCTCTACTTCGTGGTGTTCGGCGCGGCGATCGGCTCCCGGGTCTCGGCGGTGGACGGCGTGCCCTACGGGCTGTTCATCGTGCCCGGCCTGATCATGCTCTCACTGCTGACGCAGAGCATCTCCAACGCCTCGTTCGGCATCTACTTCCCGCGCTTCGCCGGCACGATCTACGAGATCCTCTCGGCGCCGATCTCGCCGCTCGAGGTGGTGCTGGGCTTCGTCGGGGCGGCGGCCTCGAAGTCGATCCTGATCGGCCTGATCATCCTGGCGACCTCCGCGCTGTTCGTGCCGCTGCGGATCGATCATCCGCTCTGGATGATCGGCTTCCTGCTGCTGACCGCGGTGACGTTCAGCCTGTTCGGCTTCGTCATCGGCCTCTGGGCGGACGGATTCGAGAAGCTGCAGCTGGTGCCACTCCTCGTGGTGACACCCCTGACATTCCTGGGCGGCAGCTTCTACGCCATCGGCATGCTGCCGCCGTTCTGGCACGCGGTGAGCCTGCTCAACCCGGTCGTATACCTGATCAGCGGCTTCCGCTGGGCGTTCTTCGGCAGCGCCGATGTCAGCATCGCCATCAGCCTCGGCATGACCGCCCTGTTCCTGTGCGTCTGCCTCGGTCTCGTCACCTACATCTTCCGCACCGGCTACCGGCTCAAGAGCTGA
- a CDS encoding alpha/beta fold hydrolase has product MESFNSDGVRIAYIDVPPADGAGKPILLIHGFASNHAVNWVNTQWVKALTQAGYRAIALDNRGHGESEKLYDPAAYSSEAMAGDAIRLLDHLGIERAHIMGYSMGGRITAHIALDHADRVRSALIGGLGMHLVEGKGLPSGIAEALEAPAGTPAPNPTAAAFRMFAEQTRSDLRALAACMRGSRQTLSRAELGQIEVPVLVSVGTLDTVAGSGPALAALIPDARALEIDGKDHSTAVGAKPHRDGVLAFLAAQP; this is encoded by the coding sequence ATGGAGTCCTTCAATTCCGACGGCGTGCGGATCGCCTATATCGACGTCCCGCCGGCGGACGGGGCCGGCAAGCCGATCCTGCTGATCCACGGTTTCGCGTCGAACCATGCCGTCAACTGGGTCAACACGCAGTGGGTGAAGGCCCTCACGCAGGCCGGCTACCGGGCGATCGCGCTGGACAATCGCGGCCACGGCGAGAGCGAGAAGCTCTACGATCCGGCCGCCTACAGCTCGGAGGCCATGGCGGGCGACGCGATCCGGCTGCTCGACCATCTCGGCATCGAACGCGCCCACATCATGGGCTACTCGATGGGCGGGCGGATCACCGCCCATATCGCCCTCGACCACGCGGACAGGGTTCGCTCGGCGCTGATCGGCGGTCTCGGGATGCATCTGGTCGAAGGCAAGGGCCTGCCGTCCGGCATCGCCGAGGCGCTGGAGGCGCCCGCCGGCACGCCCGCCCCGAACCCGACCGCCGCCGCCTTCCGCATGTTCGCCGAGCAGACCCGCAGCGACCTGCGGGCGCTCGCTGCCTGCATGCGCGGCTCGCGCCAGACGCTGAGCCGGGCCGAACTCGGCCAGATCGAGGTGCCGGTCCTCGTCTCGGTGGGCACCCTCGACACGGTCGCGGGTTCCGGGCCGGCGCTCGCCGCCCTGATCCCGGACGCGCGGGCGCTGGAGATCGACGGCAAGGACCACTCCACCGCGGTCGGCGCCAAGCCGCACCGGGATGGCGTGCTGGCGTTTCTCGCGGCGCAGCCCTGA